In Quercus robur chromosome 11, dhQueRobu3.1, whole genome shotgun sequence, the following proteins share a genomic window:
- the LOC126705379 gene encoding disease resistance protein RPV1-like isoform X5, whose translation MAAFPTDEGDSFSSSTHKWDYDVFLSFRGKDTRHGFTGHLYQALCDGGFKTFFDNKDLQRGEEISAQRIKAIKSSMISIIIFSQNYAFSTWCREALTEILECKKNGQRVLPVFYKVDPSEVRKLGGSFKLAASLSGWHHEDGSPEYKCIKGIIRVVSITKLNRTELSVARYPTGIDSRAEVIESLLDIKSNDVRMVGIHGLGGIGKTTIAKAVYNRVADLFDGSSFLMNVRENSGTDSSIIKLQEQLLSEILGSKELKVHSTSRGINVIEERLSSKKILLILDDVDKLGQVENFLGKCDWLDKGSRVIITTRDRRVLATLEIDPLIYEVEQLYQHEALQLFSKCAFKKDEPEADYLLLTNQFISYASGLPLALEFIGYNLRARKNICQWENELEKYKNIPNKEIQNILKVSFDGLDKTEKDIFLDIACFFKGWSKNYVVDILATCNLYPDSGISNLIDKCLIRVESDELWMHDLIQQMGREIVRQESNVLGKRTRLWCYDDGLEVLTENTGSDEIRGIILCSDEPTKVTLAANAFKRMGNLKYLIVHNVHICKKLKFLPNGLRILDWPNYPFPLPSNFCPQKLFELKMPCSSRIRLETLFKQESQFPNLKRINFYKCVSITKVPNLCAPKLEELDLSYCKNLVECQQESQFQNLKRINFYKCVSITKVPNLCAPKLEELDLSYCKNLVECQQEPQFQNLKRINFYKCVSITKVPNLCAPKLEELDLSYCKNLVECHKSIGYLEKLQKLHLLGCEKLQNLPSDLMWKSLDTLNIFSCTSLDFFPFLFNEWPFTWYKEMKWFHGLYSYCCKNVVDLEDIIYKLPPSKILCIYAGKSRPWCGRGTFIKSYAFLDLSNVQNLDLSNVGNLIELDFLMKFDYFPVLEHLYLNEINIITIPESITKFTRLKTIGIKCCKYLREIPRLPLSIRGVYILNSHSIHPQSSNRLFNQFGEFCLPQQNQSDCEDYELILPGSEIPKWFNHQSVGNSISFWVGPDCDYLKFAYCVVLEPNEWNATVQVSLKFNGIKLIYWTPPRIKRITNMTCNHVCFFKVLARPWSRCGNFNISKRGCVDVEFGSLSHILRCGVHAECICPLVQHSFSNIVMPSPHLLNSCLELSHSNSMETTYNDFDSPLEGSHDDGCDSSLSLCTSPMGRNYLPPQPQVTVPDDTSHISLPKLRLGLPGLGVGLTASEGFHLGSSSMAHNFVSDDDSDFNLYSPLKKMRKS comes from the exons ATGGCAGCTTTCCCGACTGATGAGGGagactccttttcttcttccactCACAAGTGGGACTATGATGTCTTCTTGAGTTTTAGAGGTAAAGATACTCGCCATGGTTTTACCGGCCATTTATATCAGGCTTTGTGTGACGGAGGTTTCAAGACCTTCTTTGATAATAAAGATCTCCAGAGAGGTGAAGAAATTTCAGCACAACGTATCAAAGCCATTAAATCATCAATGATTTCAATTATCATATTCTCTCAAAACTATGCATTTTCCACTTGGTGCCGTGAAGCACTTACCGAAATTCTTGAGTGTAAGAAAAATGGACAAAGAGTTTTACCAGTTTTTTACAAAGTGGATCCATCTGAAGTACGCAAGCTGGGAGGCAGTTTTAAATTAGCAGCTAGTTTGTCTGGATGGCATCATGAGGATGG TTCTCCTGAATATAAGTGTATCAAAGGAATTATTAGAGTGGTATCAATTACCAAATTAAATCGCACAGagttatctgttgctagatatCCAACTGGAATAGATTCTCGCGCAGAAGTCATAGAAAGTCTTTTAGATATCAAGTCAAATGATGTTCGCATGGTTGGAATTCATGGCCTTGGAGGAATAGGAAAGACTACAATTGCAAAAGCTGTTTATAATAGAGTTGCTGATCTATTTGATGGAAGTAGCTTCCTAATGAATGTTAGAGAAAATTCAGGAACAGATAGTAGCATAATCAAACTACAAGAGCAACTTCTTTCTGAGATCTTAGGGAGCAAAGAATTAAAGGTGCACAGTACATCCAGAGGAATCAATGTGATCGAAGAAAGACTTTCGAGTAAAAAGATTCTTTTGattcttgatgatgtggataAATTGGGCCAAGTAGAAAATTTTCTTGGAAAATGTGATTGGCTTGATAAAGGAAGTAGAGTTATTATAACCACAAGAGATAGACGTGTGCTAGCCACTCTTGAAATTGATCCTTTAATCTACGAGGTTGAGCAATTGTATCAACATGAAGCTCTTCAACTCTTTAGTAAGTGTGCCTTCAAAAAAGACGAACCTGAGGCAGATTATTTACTACTTACAAATCAATTCATAAGTTATGCCAGTGGCCTTCCATTAGCTCTAGAATTTATAGGTTATAATTTACGTGCAAGAAAAAACATTTGCCAATGGGAAAATGAATTAGAAAAGTATAAGAATATTCCAaacaaagaaattcaaaatatacTAAAAGTAAGTTTTGATGGATTGGACAAAACTGAAAAGGATATCTTCCTcgatattgcatgtttcttcaAAGGATGGTCCAAAAATTATGTTGTGGATATCTTAGCTACCTGCAATTTATATCCGGATTCTGGTATTTCAAATCTTATTGATAAGTGTCTCATAAGGGTTGAATCTGACGAGTTATGGATGCATGACTTGATACAACAAATGGGTAGAGAAATTGTTCGACAAGAATCAAATGTGCTTGGAAAACGTACAAGGCTATGGTGTTATGATGATGGTTTAGAAGTTCTTACAGAAAATACG GGTTCAGATGAAATTCGAGGCATAATTTTGTGCTCTGATGAACCAACAAAGGTTACATTGGCAGCTAACGCTTTCAAAAGGATGGGAAATCTCAAATATCTTATAGTTCATAATGTGCACATTtgtaaaaaacttaaatttctCCCGAACGGATTAAGGATTCTTGATTGGCCTAATTATCCTTTTCCATTACCATCCAATTTTTGTCCTCAAAAACTTTTTGAACTCAAGATGCCATGTAGTAGTCGAATTCGATTAGAGACGTTATTTAAGCAG gAGTCTCAATTCCCGAATTTGAAACGTATCAACTTCTATAAATGTGTGTCTATTACAAAAGTACCTAATTTATGCGCCCCAAAATTAGAGGAATTGGACCTTTCATATTGCAAAAATTTAGTTGAATGTCAGCAG gAGTCTCAATTCCAGAATTTGAAACGTATCAACTTCTATAAATGTGTGTCTATTACAAAAGTACCTAATTTATGCGCCCCAAAATTAGAGGAATTGGACCTTTCATATTGCAAAAATTTAGTTGAATGTCAGCAG gAGCCTCAATTCCAGAATTTGAAACGTATCAACTTCTATAAATGTGTGTCTATTACAAAAGTACCTAATTTATGCGCCCCAAAATTAGAGGAATTGGACCTTTCATATTGCAAAAATTTAGTTGAATGTCACAAGTCCATTGGATATCTTGAGAAGCTTCAAAAATTGCATCTTTTAGGTTGTGAAAAACTTCAAAATCTTCCAAGCGATCTCATGTGGAAATCTCTCGACACTTTGAATATTTTTTCCTGCACAAGTcttgatttttttcctttcctcttCAACGAATGGCCTTTCACTTGGTATAAGGAAATGAAGTGGTTTCATGGTTTATATAGCTATTgctgtaaaaatgttgtggatctTGAAGATATCATCTATAAATTACCACCGTCTAAGATATTATGTATATATGCTGGCAAATCGAGACCCTGGTGTGGACGTGGTACTTTTATAAAGTCATATGCGTTTCTAGATCTAAGCAACGTTCAAAATCTAGATCTGAGTAATGTtggaaatctaattgaattagATTTTTTAATGAAGTTTGATTACTTTCCTGTATTGGAACATTTATACTTAAATGAAATCAATATTATTACCATTCCGGAAAGCATCACTAAGTTCACTAGATTAAAGACAATTGGAATAAAATGTTGTAAGTATCTTCGGGAAATTCCAAGGCTTCCACTATCTATAAGAGGAGTGTATATACTAAACTCCCATTCGATACATCCACAGTCATCAAATAGATTGTTCAATCAg TTTGGAGAATTTTGCCTACCACAACAAAATCAATCTGATTGCGAGGATTATGAACTTATACTACCTGGATCAGAGATTCCAAAGTGGTTCAATCATCAAAGTGTTGgaaattccatttcattctgGGTCGGTCCTGATTGTGATTATCTAAAATTTGCTTATTGTGTTGTTTTGGAACCGAATGAATGGAATGCTACTGTTCAAGTCTCCTTGAAATTTAATGGTATAAAGTTGATTTATTGGACTCCTCCAAGAATCAAACGGATTACGAATATGACTTGTAATCATGTATGCTTTTTTAAGGTACTTGCTCGTCCTTGGTCAAGGTGCGGAAATTTTAATATATCTAAGCGGGGATGCGTGGATGTTGAATTTGGAAGTTTATCTCATATCCTAAGGTGTGGGGTCCATGCTGAATGCATCTGTCCTCTTGTTCAACATTCTTTTTCAAACATTGTCATGCCTTCCCCCCACCTCTTAAACTCTTGTTTGGAGCTTTCACATTCGAATTCAATGGAAACAACATATAATGATTTTGACTCACCTTTGGAGGGCTCTCATGATGATGGATGTGATTCGAGTTTGTCACTGTGCACTTCTCCCATGGGAAGAAATTATCTGCCTCCTCAGCCTCAAGTCACTGTCCCTGATGACACTAGCCACATTTCTTTGCCAAAATTACGCTTGGGTCTGCCAGGTTTGGGAGTTGGCTTAACTGCTAGTGAGGGGTTTCATTTGGGTTCTTCTTCAATGGCCCATAACTTTGTCAGTGATGATGATTctgacttcaatttgtattctccattgaagaaaatgagaaaatctTGA
- the LOC126705379 gene encoding disease resistance protein RPV1-like isoform X3, protein MAAFPTDEGDSFSSSTHKWDYDVFLSFRGKDTRHGFTGHLYQALCDGGFKTFFDNKDLQRGEEISAQRIKAIKSSMISIIIFSQNYAFSTWCREALTEILECKKNGQRVLPVFYKVDPSEVRKLGGSFKLAASLSGWHHEDGSPEYKCIKGIIRVVSITKLNRTELSVARYPTGIDSRAEVIESLLDIKSNDVRMVGIHGLGGIGKTTIAKAVYNRVADLFDGSSFLMNVRENSGTDSSIIKLQEQLLSEILGSKELKVHSTSRGINVIEERLSSKKILLILDDVDKLGQVENFLGKCDWLDKGSRVIITTRDRRVLATLEIDPLIYEVEQLYQHEALQLFSKCAFKKDEPEADYLLLTNQFISYASGLPLALEFIGYNLRARKNICQWENELEKYKNIPNKEIQNILKVSFDGLDKTEKDIFLDIACFFKGWSKNYVVDILATCNLYPDSGISNLIDKCLIRVESDELWMHDLIQQMGREIVRQESNVLGKRTRLWCYDDGLEVLTENTGSDEIRGIILCSDEPTKVTLAANAFKRMGNLKYLIVHNVHICKKLKFLPNGLRILDWPNYPFPLPSNFCPQKLFELKMPCSSRIRLETLFKQESQFQNLKCINFYKCASITKVPNLCAPKLEELDFSYCKNLVECHQESQFQNLKRINFYKCVSITKVPNLCAPKLEELDLSYCKNLVECQQEPQFQNLKRINFYKCVSITKVPNLCAPKLEELDLSYCKNLVECHKSIGYLEKLQKLHLLGCEKLQNLPSDLMWKSLDTLNIFSCTSLDFFPFLFNEWPFTWYKEMKWFHGLYSYCCKNVVDLEDIIYKLPPSKILCIYAGKSRPWCGRGTFIKSYAFLDLSNVQNLDLSNVGNLIELDFLMKFDYFPVLEHLYLNEINIITIPESITKFTRLKTIGIKCCKYLREIPRLPLSIRGVYILNSHSIHPQSSNRLFNQFGEFCLPQQNQSDCEDYELILPGSEIPKWFNHQSVGNSISFWVGPDCDYLKFAYCVVLEPNEWNATVQVSLKFNGIKLIYWTPPRIKRITNMTCNHVCFFKVLARPWSRCGNFNISKRGCVDVEFGSLSHILRCGVHAECICPLVQHSFSNIVMPSPHLLNSCLELSHSNSMETTYNDFDSPLEGSHDDGCDSSLSLCTSPMGRNYLPPQPQVTVPDDTSHISLPKLRLGLPGLGVGLTASEGFHLGSSSMAHNFVSDDDSDFNLYSPLKKMRKS, encoded by the exons ATGGCAGCTTTCCCGACTGATGAGGGagactccttttcttcttccactCACAAGTGGGACTATGATGTCTTCTTGAGTTTTAGAGGTAAAGATACTCGCCATGGTTTTACCGGCCATTTATATCAGGCTTTGTGTGACGGAGGTTTCAAGACCTTCTTTGATAATAAAGATCTCCAGAGAGGTGAAGAAATTTCAGCACAACGTATCAAAGCCATTAAATCATCAATGATTTCAATTATCATATTCTCTCAAAACTATGCATTTTCCACTTGGTGCCGTGAAGCACTTACCGAAATTCTTGAGTGTAAGAAAAATGGACAAAGAGTTTTACCAGTTTTTTACAAAGTGGATCCATCTGAAGTACGCAAGCTGGGAGGCAGTTTTAAATTAGCAGCTAGTTTGTCTGGATGGCATCATGAGGATGG TTCTCCTGAATATAAGTGTATCAAAGGAATTATTAGAGTGGTATCAATTACCAAATTAAATCGCACAGagttatctgttgctagatatCCAACTGGAATAGATTCTCGCGCAGAAGTCATAGAAAGTCTTTTAGATATCAAGTCAAATGATGTTCGCATGGTTGGAATTCATGGCCTTGGAGGAATAGGAAAGACTACAATTGCAAAAGCTGTTTATAATAGAGTTGCTGATCTATTTGATGGAAGTAGCTTCCTAATGAATGTTAGAGAAAATTCAGGAACAGATAGTAGCATAATCAAACTACAAGAGCAACTTCTTTCTGAGATCTTAGGGAGCAAAGAATTAAAGGTGCACAGTACATCCAGAGGAATCAATGTGATCGAAGAAAGACTTTCGAGTAAAAAGATTCTTTTGattcttgatgatgtggataAATTGGGCCAAGTAGAAAATTTTCTTGGAAAATGTGATTGGCTTGATAAAGGAAGTAGAGTTATTATAACCACAAGAGATAGACGTGTGCTAGCCACTCTTGAAATTGATCCTTTAATCTACGAGGTTGAGCAATTGTATCAACATGAAGCTCTTCAACTCTTTAGTAAGTGTGCCTTCAAAAAAGACGAACCTGAGGCAGATTATTTACTACTTACAAATCAATTCATAAGTTATGCCAGTGGCCTTCCATTAGCTCTAGAATTTATAGGTTATAATTTACGTGCAAGAAAAAACATTTGCCAATGGGAAAATGAATTAGAAAAGTATAAGAATATTCCAaacaaagaaattcaaaatatacTAAAAGTAAGTTTTGATGGATTGGACAAAACTGAAAAGGATATCTTCCTcgatattgcatgtttcttcaAAGGATGGTCCAAAAATTATGTTGTGGATATCTTAGCTACCTGCAATTTATATCCGGATTCTGGTATTTCAAATCTTATTGATAAGTGTCTCATAAGGGTTGAATCTGACGAGTTATGGATGCATGACTTGATACAACAAATGGGTAGAGAAATTGTTCGACAAGAATCAAATGTGCTTGGAAAACGTACAAGGCTATGGTGTTATGATGATGGTTTAGAAGTTCTTACAGAAAATACG GGTTCAGATGAAATTCGAGGCATAATTTTGTGCTCTGATGAACCAACAAAGGTTACATTGGCAGCTAACGCTTTCAAAAGGATGGGAAATCTCAAATATCTTATAGTTCATAATGTGCACATTtgtaaaaaacttaaatttctCCCGAACGGATTAAGGATTCTTGATTGGCCTAATTATCCTTTTCCATTACCATCCAATTTTTGTCCTCAAAAACTTTTTGAACTCAAGATGCCATGTAGTAGTCGAATTCGATTAGAGACGTTATTTAAGCAG gAGTCTCAATTCCAGAATTTGAAATGTATCAACTTCTATAAATGTGCGTCTATTACAAAAGTACCTAATTTATGCGCCCCAAAATTAGAGGAATTGGACTTTTCATATTGCAAAAATTTAGTTGAATGTCATCAG gAGTCTCAATTCCAGAATTTGAAACGTATCAACTTCTATAAATGTGTGTCTATTACAAAAGTACCTAATTTATGCGCCCCAAAATTAGAGGAATTGGACCTTTCATATTGCAAAAATTTAGTTGAATGTCAGCAG gAGCCTCAATTCCAGAATTTGAAACGTATCAACTTCTATAAATGTGTGTCTATTACAAAAGTACCTAATTTATGCGCCCCAAAATTAGAGGAATTGGACCTTTCATATTGCAAAAATTTAGTTGAATGTCACAAGTCCATTGGATATCTTGAGAAGCTTCAAAAATTGCATCTTTTAGGTTGTGAAAAACTTCAAAATCTTCCAAGCGATCTCATGTGGAAATCTCTCGACACTTTGAATATTTTTTCCTGCACAAGTcttgatttttttcctttcctcttCAACGAATGGCCTTTCACTTGGTATAAGGAAATGAAGTGGTTTCATGGTTTATATAGCTATTgctgtaaaaatgttgtggatctTGAAGATATCATCTATAAATTACCACCGTCTAAGATATTATGTATATATGCTGGCAAATCGAGACCCTGGTGTGGACGTGGTACTTTTATAAAGTCATATGCGTTTCTAGATCTAAGCAACGTTCAAAATCTAGATCTGAGTAATGTtggaaatctaattgaattagATTTTTTAATGAAGTTTGATTACTTTCCTGTATTGGAACATTTATACTTAAATGAAATCAATATTATTACCATTCCGGAAAGCATCACTAAGTTCACTAGATTAAAGACAATTGGAATAAAATGTTGTAAGTATCTTCGGGAAATTCCAAGGCTTCCACTATCTATAAGAGGAGTGTATATACTAAACTCCCATTCGATACATCCACAGTCATCAAATAGATTGTTCAATCAg TTTGGAGAATTTTGCCTACCACAACAAAATCAATCTGATTGCGAGGATTATGAACTTATACTACCTGGATCAGAGATTCCAAAGTGGTTCAATCATCAAAGTGTTGgaaattccatttcattctgGGTCGGTCCTGATTGTGATTATCTAAAATTTGCTTATTGTGTTGTTTTGGAACCGAATGAATGGAATGCTACTGTTCAAGTCTCCTTGAAATTTAATGGTATAAAGTTGATTTATTGGACTCCTCCAAGAATCAAACGGATTACGAATATGACTTGTAATCATGTATGCTTTTTTAAGGTACTTGCTCGTCCTTGGTCAAGGTGCGGAAATTTTAATATATCTAAGCGGGGATGCGTGGATGTTGAATTTGGAAGTTTATCTCATATCCTAAGGTGTGGGGTCCATGCTGAATGCATCTGTCCTCTTGTTCAACATTCTTTTTCAAACATTGTCATGCCTTCCCCCCACCTCTTAAACTCTTGTTTGGAGCTTTCACATTCGAATTCAATGGAAACAACATATAATGATTTTGACTCACCTTTGGAGGGCTCTCATGATGATGGATGTGATTCGAGTTTGTCACTGTGCACTTCTCCCATGGGAAGAAATTATCTGCCTCCTCAGCCTCAAGTCACTGTCCCTGATGACACTAGCCACATTTCTTTGCCAAAATTACGCTTGGGTCTGCCAGGTTTGGGAGTTGGCTTAACTGCTAGTGAGGGGTTTCATTTGGGTTCTTCTTCAATGGCCCATAACTTTGTCAGTGATGATGATTctgacttcaatttgtattctccattgaagaaaatgagaaaatctTGA
- the LOC126705379 gene encoding disease resistance protein RPV1-like isoform X10 codes for MNVRENSRTNCSIIKLQEQLLSEILGSKEFKVHSTSRGINVIEERLSSKKILLILDDVDKLGQVENFLGKCDWLDKGSRVIITTRDRRVLATLEIDPLIYEVEQLYQHEALQLFSKCAFKKDEPEADYLLLTNQFISYASGLPLALEFIGYNLRARKNICQWENELEKYKNIPNKEIQNILKVSFDGLDKTEKDIFLDIACFFKGWSKNYVVDILATCNLYPDSGISNLIDKCLIRVESDELWMHDLIQQMGREIVRQESNVLGKRTRLWCYDDGLEVLTENTGSDEIRGIILCSDEPTKVTLAANAFKRMGNLKYLIVHNVHICKKLKFLPNGLRILDWPNYPFPLPSNFCPQKLFELKMPCSSRIRLETLFKQESQFPNLKRINFYKCVSITKVPNLCAPKLEELDLSYCKNLVECQQESQFQNLKCINFYKCASITKVPNLCAPKLEELDFSYCKNLVECHQESQFQNLKRINFYKCVSITKVPNLCAPKLEELDLSYCKNLVECQQEPQFQNLKRINFYKCVSITKVPNLCAPKLEELDLSYCKNLVECHKSIGYLEKLQKLHLLGCEKLQNLPSDLMWKSLDTLNIFSCTSLDFFPFLFNEWPFTWYKEMKWFHGLYSYCCKNVVDLEDIIYKLPPSKILCIYAGKSRPWCGRGTFIKSYAFLDLSNVQNLDLSNVGNLIELDFLMKFDYFPVLEHLYLNEINIITIPESITKFTRLKTIGIKCCKYLREIPRLPLSIRGVYILNSHSIHPQSSNRLFNQFGEFCLPQQNQSDCEDYELILPGSEIPKWFNHQSVGNSISFWVGPDCDYLKFAYCVVLEPNEWNATVQVSLKFNGIKLIYWTPPRIKRITNMTCNHVCFFKVLARPWSRCGNFNISKRGCVDVEFGSLSHILRCGVHAECICPLVQHSFSNIVMPSPHLLNSCLELSHSNSMETTYNDFDSPLEGSHDDGCDSSLSLCTSPMGRNYLPPQPQVTVPDDTSHISLPKLRLGLPGLGVGLTASEGFHLGSSSMAHNFVSDDDSDFNLYSPLKKMRKS; via the exons GTGCACAGTACATCCAGAGGAATCAATGTGATCGAAGAAAGACTTTCGAGTAAAAAGATTCTTTTGattcttgatgatgtggataAATTGGGCCAAGTAGAAAATTTTCTTGGAAAATGTGATTGGCTTGATAAAGGAAGTAGAGTTATTATAACCACAAGAGATAGACGTGTGCTAGCCACTCTTGAAATTGATCCTTTAATCTACGAGGTTGAGCAATTGTATCAACATGAAGCTCTTCAACTCTTTAGTAAGTGTGCCTTCAAAAAAGACGAACCTGAGGCAGATTATTTACTACTTACAAATCAATTCATAAGTTATGCCAGTGGCCTTCCATTAGCTCTAGAATTTATAGGTTATAATTTACGTGCAAGAAAAAACATTTGCCAATGGGAAAATGAATTAGAAAAGTATAAGAATATTCCAaacaaagaaattcaaaatatacTAAAAGTAAGTTTTGATGGATTGGACAAAACTGAAAAGGATATCTTCCTcgatattgcatgtttcttcaAAGGATGGTCCAAAAATTATGTTGTGGATATCTTAGCTACCTGCAATTTATATCCGGATTCTGGTATTTCAAATCTTATTGATAAGTGTCTCATAAGGGTTGAATCTGACGAGTTATGGATGCATGACTTGATACAACAAATGGGTAGAGAAATTGTTCGACAAGAATCAAATGTGCTTGGAAAACGTACAAGGCTATGGTGTTATGATGATGGTTTAGAAGTTCTTACAGAAAATACG GGTTCAGATGAAATTCGAGGCATAATTTTGTGCTCTGATGAACCAACAAAGGTTACATTGGCAGCTAACGCTTTCAAAAGGATGGGAAATCTCAAATATCTTATAGTTCATAATGTGCACATTtgtaaaaaacttaaatttctCCCGAACGGATTAAGGATTCTTGATTGGCCTAATTATCCTTTTCCATTACCATCCAATTTTTGTCCTCAAAAACTTTTTGAACTCAAGATGCCATGTAGTAGTCGAATTCGATTAGAGACGTTATTTAAGCAG gAGTCTCAATTCCCGAATTTGAAACGTATCAACTTCTATAAATGTGTGTCTATTACAAAAGTACCTAATTTATGCGCCCCAAAATTAGAGGAATTGGACCTTTCATATTGCAAAAATTTAGTTGAATGTCAGCAG gAGTCTCAATTCCAGAATTTGAAATGTATCAACTTCTATAAATGTGCGTCTATTACAAAAGTACCTAATTTATGCGCCCCAAAATTAGAGGAATTGGACTTTTCATATTGCAAAAATTTAGTTGAATGTCATCAG gAGTCTCAATTCCAGAATTTGAAACGTATCAACTTCTATAAATGTGTGTCTATTACAAAAGTACCTAATTTATGCGCCCCAAAATTAGAGGAATTGGACCTTTCATATTGCAAAAATTTAGTTGAATGTCAGCAG gAGCCTCAATTCCAGAATTTGAAACGTATCAACTTCTATAAATGTGTGTCTATTACAAAAGTACCTAATTTATGCGCCCCAAAATTAGAGGAATTGGACCTTTCATATTGCAAAAATTTAGTTGAATGTCACAAGTCCATTGGATATCTTGAGAAGCTTCAAAAATTGCATCTTTTAGGTTGTGAAAAACTTCAAAATCTTCCAAGCGATCTCATGTGGAAATCTCTCGACACTTTGAATATTTTTTCCTGCACAAGTcttgatttttttcctttcctcttCAACGAATGGCCTTTCACTTGGTATAAGGAAATGAAGTGGTTTCATGGTTTATATAGCTATTgctgtaaaaatgttgtggatctTGAAGATATCATCTATAAATTACCACCGTCTAAGATATTATGTATATATGCTGGCAAATCGAGACCCTGGTGTGGACGTGGTACTTTTATAAAGTCATATGCGTTTCTAGATCTAAGCAACGTTCAAAATCTAGATCTGAGTAATGTtggaaatctaattgaattagATTTTTTAATGAAGTTTGATTACTTTCCTGTATTGGAACATTTATACTTAAATGAAATCAATATTATTACCATTCCGGAAAGCATCACTAAGTTCACTAGATTAAAGACAATTGGAATAAAATGTTGTAAGTATCTTCGGGAAATTCCAAGGCTTCCACTATCTATAAGAGGAGTGTATATACTAAACTCCCATTCGATACATCCACAGTCATCAAATAGATTGTTCAATCAg TTTGGAGAATTTTGCCTACCACAACAAAATCAATCTGATTGCGAGGATTATGAACTTATACTACCTGGATCAGAGATTCCAAAGTGGTTCAATCATCAAAGTGTTGgaaattccatttcattctgGGTCGGTCCTGATTGTGATTATCTAAAATTTGCTTATTGTGTTGTTTTGGAACCGAATGAATGGAATGCTACTGTTCAAGTCTCCTTGAAATTTAATGGTATAAAGTTGATTTATTGGACTCCTCCAAGAATCAAACGGATTACGAATATGACTTGTAATCATGTATGCTTTTTTAAGGTACTTGCTCGTCCTTGGTCAAGGTGCGGAAATTTTAATATATCTAAGCGGGGATGCGTGGATGTTGAATTTGGAAGTTTATCTCATATCCTAAGGTGTGGGGTCCATGCTGAATGCATCTGTCCTCTTGTTCAACATTCTTTTTCAAACATTGTCATGCCTTCCCCCCACCTCTTAAACTCTTGTTTGGAGCTTTCACATTCGAATTCAATGGAAACAACATATAATGATTTTGACTCACCTTTGGAGGGCTCTCATGATGATGGATGTGATTCGAGTTTGTCACTGTGCACTTCTCCCATGGGAAGAAATTATCTGCCTCCTCAGCCTCAAGTCACTGTCCCTGATGACACTAGCCACATTTCTTTGCCAAAATTACGCTTGGGTCTGCCAGGTTTGGGAGTTGGCTTAACTGCTAGTGAGGGGTTTCATTTGGGTTCTTCTTCAATGGCCCATAACTTTGTCAGTGATGATGATTctgacttcaatttgtattctccattgaagaaaatgagaaaatctTGA